From Anaerohalosphaera lusitana, one genomic window encodes:
- a CDS encoding chemotaxis protein CheX, with protein MATANCSNVIRESLVQALETMAFMTAEESMDVPTEENAIVTAVDFEGPVSGRIFLWAGMEFAREFGQNLSGGFEIADEHCVDGLSELLNVTCGLVLPMVASSPTDTFDMRVPRRVAEGNEDWEIFVSGDEVIRLNVEGHPVAVKMVLR; from the coding sequence ATGGCAACAGCTAATTGCAGCAATGTCATAAGAGAGTCGCTGGTTCAGGCGTTGGAGACGATGGCATTCATGACGGCGGAAGAGTCAATGGATGTGCCGACTGAAGAAAATGCAATCGTCACGGCAGTGGATTTTGAAGGACCCGTCAGCGGGAGGATATTTCTGTGGGCAGGGATGGAGTTCGCGCGGGAGTTCGGCCAGAATCTCAGCGGCGGATTTGAGATCGCCGACGAGCATTGTGTGGACGGACTTAGCGAACTGCTCAATGTTACTTGCGGGCTGGTTTTGCCTATGGTAGCGAGTTCGCCGACAGATACGTTCGACATGAGAGTTCCGAGAAGGGTTGCAGAAGGCAATGAGGACTGGGAAATATTTGTGAGCGGGGATGAAGTAATTCGACTGAATGTAGAGGGACATCCCGTGGCGGTCAAGATGGTGCTGCGGTAG
- a CDS encoding PP2C family protein-serine/threonine phosphatase — translation MSETDLLKALGIQTATSDVVFCGVADPGKELGELLDSGGLSWGCASVDKIVDYLEGDSRPGTIVLDTRGMNVAQREKVGLVIKSLESRGVATIFVNDAIGFSLDEFELATKVRDFDAAELIGRIESNVAYAKAMKGMLARNRKAVVDETAEDRAQQLRMAGQVQRDFLPSRLPHAEHIRWATLFEPADCVSGDIYDVQRLDEQHIGFYLADAVGHSMPAALLTMFLKQAIVMRETKGNDYRIFGPLEVMQHLNKRMTEQQLSGCLFATCCYGLLNMRTLQMSYCRAGHPYPILKRPGCEPVMFEGKGGLLGVFEGGEFSQELVQLAKGDKLFMYSDGAEPLIGEVDEKGQMEMSSEFKDILKLGVEDLVGEFDKLRMRELKSGYEKDDVTVVALEIR, via the coding sequence ATGTCAGAGACGGATTTGCTTAAGGCTTTGGGAATACAGACGGCAACAAGTGATGTTGTATTTTGCGGAGTGGCTGACCCGGGTAAGGAGCTCGGTGAATTGCTTGATTCAGGCGGCTTGAGCTGGGGGTGTGCCAGTGTTGATAAGATAGTTGACTACCTGGAGGGCGACAGTCGGCCGGGGACGATCGTACTGGATACGCGGGGTATGAACGTTGCTCAGCGAGAGAAAGTCGGACTTGTGATCAAAAGTCTCGAGAGCAGAGGCGTGGCGACGATATTCGTTAATGACGCCATCGGATTTTCACTGGACGAATTCGAGCTGGCGACGAAGGTCAGGGATTTTGATGCTGCGGAACTGATCGGGCGCATCGAAAGTAATGTGGCGTATGCAAAGGCGATGAAGGGCATGCTTGCCAGGAATCGCAAGGCGGTTGTAGATGAGACGGCGGAGGATCGAGCCCAGCAGTTGCGGATGGCGGGTCAGGTTCAGAGGGATTTTCTGCCTTCGCGTTTGCCGCATGCCGAGCATATCAGGTGGGCGACTTTGTTTGAGCCTGCCGATTGTGTGAGCGGTGATATTTATGACGTGCAGAGGCTCGATGAGCAGCATATTGGATTTTACCTGGCGGATGCGGTAGGGCATTCGATGCCGGCGGCGCTGCTTACGATGTTTCTGAAACAAGCCATAGTGATGCGTGAGACGAAGGGCAACGATTACAGGATCTTCGGCCCGCTTGAGGTGATGCAGCATTTGAACAAGAGGATGACGGAGCAGCAGTTGAGCGGATGTCTGTTTGCAACCTGCTGTTATGGTCTGCTGAATATGCGTACGCTGCAGATGAGTTACTGCAGGGCGGGGCATCCGTATCCGATACTGAAACGTCCGGGTTGTGAGCCCGTGATGTTCGAGGGCAAGGGAGGCCTGCTGGGTGTGTTTGAGGGGGGAGAATTCAGCCAGGAGCTTGTGCAGCTCGCGAAGGGGGATAAGCTGTTCATGTATTCGGATGGGGCTGAGCCCTTGATTGGAGAGGTGGACGAGAAGGGGCAGATGGAAATGAGCAGCGAGTTCAAGGATATTCTGAAGCTGGGGGTGGAGGACCTGGTAGGGGAGTTCGACAAGCTGAGGATGCGAGAGCTTAAGAGTGGTTACGAGAAGGATGATGTGACGGTAGTCGCGCTGGAAATCCGATAA